The Clostridiaceae bacterium HFYG-1003 genome includes a window with the following:
- a CDS encoding ISL3 family transposase, with translation MNYTQDEQANTITDYQNYLHIPSSLIGFTNTHSSQHTAVSGKSVIQFHGVLKLDDTDRACPNCGGFMHINNTSSCSLWHLNFGHTYTSLEFDKNQLLCPTCGITRVQQVPFQAQGHRISQPLLQYTRDLLAIGTYNLKQVAEITGLGKNTVKAIDLKRLEEMYTLDGKLTKPQRQAKYLSIDEFKLHRGHQYATHIIDIETGHILWIAHGKRKQVVYDFIEHVGLEWMDGVEAVASDMNSDFQEAFEEKCPHIQPVFDHFHIVKNFNDKVVAEVRKDEQRRLQAEGDYKAAESLKRTRYILMSSRETLQRKDLEAVQGKPLSKGGTLFPKAMITRCPGSEEKYDQLIQDNQLLLTLDLIKVMLSEAYKAASEPEMAVLITEIMEVCYASRNDHLRWFGRLMDRHFEGIIAFATYRISNGQIEGINNKIKTLRRQGYGYPDDEYFFLKLFDMSRKTYVRNPPSHRIYD, from the coding sequence ATGAATTATACACAGGATGAACAAGCTAATACAATCACTGATTACCAAAATTATCTGCACATCCCTTCGTCTCTTATTGGGTTTACTAATACGCATAGTTCACAGCATACTGCCGTTTCCGGTAAAAGTGTGATCCAGTTTCATGGAGTCCTCAAGCTAGATGACACCGATCGCGCCTGCCCCAACTGCGGGGGCTTCATGCACATTAACAATACGTCCTCATGTAGTCTTTGGCACCTGAACTTCGGGCACACTTATACTTCCCTGGAATTCGACAAGAATCAATTACTGTGCCCAACCTGCGGGATCACCAGAGTCCAACAGGTGCCCTTTCAGGCACAAGGTCATCGGATCTCGCAACCACTTTTGCAATACACTAGGGATCTTCTCGCCATCGGAACCTACAACCTCAAGCAAGTCGCTGAGATTACTGGTCTTGGCAAGAACACAGTCAAAGCGATCGACTTGAAACGCCTGGAGGAAATGTACACCCTGGACGGAAAGCTCACCAAGCCCCAGAGGCAGGCAAAGTACCTCAGTATCGACGAATTCAAGCTTCACCGAGGCCACCAGTACGCCACCCACATCATCGACATAGAGACGGGCCATATTCTCTGGATTGCCCACGGCAAGCGCAAGCAGGTCGTCTATGACTTCATTGAGCACGTCGGTCTTGAGTGGATGGACGGGGTTGAGGCAGTCGCCTCTGACATGAACTCAGATTTCCAAGAAGCCTTTGAGGAAAAGTGCCCTCATATCCAGCCGGTCTTCGACCACTTCCACATCGTCAAAAACTTCAATGACAAAGTAGTCGCTGAAGTGCGCAAAGACGAGCAGAGACGTCTCCAGGCCGAGGGCGACTACAAAGCCGCTGAGTCCCTCAAGCGGACCCGGTATATCCTGATGTCATCCCGGGAGACGCTGCAGCGCAAAGACCTGGAGGCTGTGCAGGGCAAGCCCTTGTCCAAAGGCGGCACTCTCTTCCCAAAGGCGATGATTACGCGCTGTCCAGGCAGTGAGGAGAAGTACGACCAGCTTATCCAGGACAATCAGCTTCTGCTCACGTTGGATCTCATCAAAGTGATGCTATCGGAGGCTTACAAGGCCGCCAGTGAGCCGGAGATGGCCGTTCTGATAACTGAGATCATGGAAGTATGCTATGCTTCGAGAAATGACCACCTACGCTGGTTTGGGCGCCTGATGGACCGACACTTTGAAGGGATCATTGCATTTGCGACCTACCGGATCTCTAACGGTCAGATCGAGGGGATCAATAACAAGATCAAGACACTACGACGCCAAGGTTATGGCTATCCAGACGATGAATACTTCTTCCTCAAGTTATTCGATATGAGTCGTAAAACTTACGTAAGGAATCCACCATCCCACAGAATTTATGATTGA